A genomic window from Plutella xylostella chromosome 23, ilPluXylo3.1, whole genome shotgun sequence includes:
- the LOC119692522 gene encoding lysine-specific demethylase 3A isoform X5, with product MAHGYGGGPPPPLLHLPPPPPALYASEMLWKQQRYQAPMHAPLHHAIADDYLAVATYDRERHERLLRERRDQEQREMLEKQQKDKERERIEREREREREREREREKQEREREEKERQENAASKLVSRHFEESLRLANQKRERNLSWSLINSLGARGERYYGPPPRAPRPPPKDKPLPKAEPNFAAYPYPYRHKEPPLPAPPPLVPEPKSSVIVKHDTKQLQLKGRSPPLYPPYRAPHPAPPPGDKPRRLYQPPPARSPAYYPSPPHPAPHPAHPAHPAHPAHPSHPSHPAHPAHPAHPAHPPPAKPKVSSPAPPHVYGKPGGAPSPSPSPAHYPEQPEPPPVPYPPPSPYSPAARSRPPPEAHTPPPRAPPPRAHGDPAPPLPYQTQPLDLGPARDDPRAEPPRRPAPPAPPEPDHDDAKRRRLDEPAPVETTPEKAAPSPAASPAPPAASPAPPPAASPAPPAPAPDPPVRHLGKKAWLQRHETAPEPPGACSGGGGVCVTLPMALAAEPPPPAPPAPARSKPKPRKNKENGRAEDPDEDSSSSDRDAAKRKPPKAKRKKGALPRKTTDEKKKKASESGSESDKESDDKDSDSGSGSGGSGASARRGAGRARGRRARGGRGGAGGGRRPDPRRSPPRSKRPQDSFLQNGPCFEVAPRLAKCRECRWSPAQRDKDMPNIFCRFYAFRRLKYAKNRQLAIAGFSDPYKDTEEEDKKLWLSSSAGAAELDIEMSCFLLREIGDQFCELLQQEKEAESHHLNDDKTIAWKRVVQGVREICDVCETTLFNLHWTCGRCGFVVCLDCYKSRTSGENGTSSNAESNSNLNNGERDSFGWLTCTVGGAGSSSAHLPRRLLLTQIAAGGALAAAAARAHTARAEWGLPPCACEARVEPDRGRRQAAKALLHAALSKNIKKEESKEENGPTNGTSPVKSENGKITPVVSWLSDLPLKNEPKEEKSDSSSSDSEEGGNFSTLRELLIRPAPDGGEAQPKKKQKKSKNDCLDDVISSVVDEKKDEDGDSKPFALSDVVKRYERARGREELAVRIMTLTESKLLYPDVPHAWLCDGKLLHLTDPVHPGNYKPFQDQWKRGQPVLVSDVSSILDKELWSPASFSRDFGDTRVDLVNCASGLVVPNQPASKFWDGFQLAAQRLRDERGAPMVLKVKDWPPGEDFAELLPTRFDDLMRALPLSEYTSRNGRLNLAARLPECFVRPDLGPKMYTAYGGAGGTTNLHLDVSDAVNVMVHASAPADAPERAREAARAADEAGVDVLSRRRARVTPPAALWHIYAARDADKIRDFLVRAELERGARPRPQHDPVHDQTWYLDAALRERLYREYGVEGYAVLQCPGDAVFVPAGAPHQVRNLLDCIKVAEDFVSPENVSRCFELAQQFRHLSRQHANKEDKLQIKNIVYHAVKDSLCCLEQALQ from the exons ATGGCGCACGGCTACGGGGgcgggccgccgccgccgctgctgcacctgccgccgccgccgcccgcgctgtACGCCAGCGAGATGCTGTGGAAGCAGCAGCGGTACCAGGCGCCCATGCACGCGCCGCTGCATCACGCCATCGCCGATGACTATCTGGCGGTGGCCACCTACGATAGAGAGAGACATGAAAGACTGCTACG AGAACGAAGGGATCAGGAGCAAAGGGAAATGCTCGAAAAGCAACAAAAGGATAAGGAGAGAGAACGAATAGAACGTGAAAGAGAACGGGAGAGAGAACGAGAAAGAGAACGGGAGAAACAGGAGAGAGAAAGAGAAGAAAAGGAGAGACAAGAAAACGCTGCGTCCAAATTAGTATCGAGGCATTTTGAAGAATCTCTGAGGCTGGCTAACCAAAAG CGCGAGCGCAACCTGTCATGGTCGCTCATCAACAGCCTGGGCGCCCGCGGGGAGCGCTACTACGGCCctcccccgcgcgccccgcgcccgccccccaAGGACAAACCCCTGCCCAAGGCCGAGCCCAACTTCGCCGCCTACCCCTACCCCTACCGGCACAAGGAGCCCCCGctccccgcgccgcccccgctcGTCCCTGAGCCCAAGAGCTCCGTCATCGTGAAGCATGACACCAAGCAGCTGCAGCTGAAAGGACGGTCCCCGCCGCTGTACCCGCCGTaccgcgccccgcaccccgcgccgccccccggCGACAAGCCGCGCCGCCTGTAccagccgccgcccgcgcgctCGCCCGCCTACTACCCCTCCCCGCCGCACCCCGCGCCGCACCCCGCGCACCCCGCGCATCCTGCACACCCGGCCCACCCCTCTCACCCCTCTCACCCGGCACACCCGGCGCATCCCGCGCATCCTGCGCACCCGCCGCCGGCGAAACCTAAGGTGTCGAGCCCGGCGCCGCCGCACGTGTACGGCAAGCCGGGCGGCGCGCCCTCCCCCTCCCCCTCCCCCGCGCACTACCCCGAGCAGCCCGAGCCGCCGCCCGTGCCCTACCCGCCGCCCTCGCCCTACTCGCCCGCCGCGCGCTCCCGCCCGCCCCCCGAGGCGCacacgccgcccccgcgcgcgcccccgccccgcgcgcaCGGCGACCCCGCGCCCCCGCTGCCCTACCAGACGCAGCCGCTGGACCTGGGCCCCGCGCGCGACGACCCCCGCGCCGAgcccccccgccgccccgcgccccccgcgccccccgagCCCGACCACGACGACGCCAAGCGACGCCGTCTGGACGAGCCCGCGCCAGTGGAGACCACGCCGGAGAAGGCGGCCCCGTCCCCGGCAGCGTCCCCCGCTCCTCCCGCCGCGTCCCCGGCGCCCCCGCCCGCGgcgtcccccgcgccccccgcccccgcgccggaCCCCCCCGTGCGCCACCTCGGCAAGAAGGCGTGGCTGCAGCGGCACGAGACGGCCCCCGAGCCGCCGGGCGCGTGCTCCGGGGGTGGCGGCGTGTGCGTCACGCTGCCCATGGCCCTGGCCGCCgagcccccgccccccgcgccgcccgcgcccgcccgcagCAAGCCCAAGCCGCGCAAGAACAAGGAGAACGGCCGCGCCGAGGACCCCGACGAGGACTCCTCCAGCTCCGACCGCGACGCCGCCAAGCGGAAACCGCCCAAAGCGAAGCGGAAAAAGGGAGCGCTCCCGCGCAAGACCACCGacgagaagaagaagaaggcgTCCGAGAGTGGAAGTGAAAGTGATAAGGAGAGTGATGACAAGGACTCCGACTCCGGTTCCGGCTCTGGTGGTTCAGGAGCgtcggcgcggcgcggggcggggcgggcgcggggcaggcgagcgcggggcgggcgcgggggcgcggggggcggccgGCGCCCCGACCCCCGCCGCTCGCCCCCGCGCTCCAAGCGGCCCCAGGACTCGTTCCTGCAGAACGGGCCCTGCTTCGAGGTGGCCCCGCGCCTGGCCAAGTGCCGCGAGTGCCGCTGGTCCCCCGCCCAGAGGGACAAGGACATGCCGAACATCTTCTGCCGGTTCTACGCCTTCCGAAGACTGAAATACGCTAAGAATAGACAACTGGCCATCGCCGGGTTCTCGGACCCGTACAAAGATACTGAAGAG GAGGACAAGAAGCTATGGCTCTCTTCTTCTGCGGGCGCGGCCGAGCTGGACATCGAGATGAGTTGCTTCTTACTGCGGGAGATCGGCGACCAGTTCTGTGAGCTGCTGCAGCAGGAGAAGGAGGCAGAGTCGCACCATTTGAATGACG ACAAGACGATAGCCTGGAAGCGCGTGGTGCAAGGCGTTCGCGAGATCTGCGACGTGTGCGAGACCACGCTGTTCAACCTGCACTGGACCTGCGGCCGCTGCGGCTTCGTCGTGTGCCTCGACTGCTACAAG TCACGAACATCCGGTGAGAATGGCACCTCAAGCAATGCCGAGAGCAACTCCAACCTCAACAACGGAGAACGAGACAGCTTTGG CTGGCTAACCTGCACCGTCGGCGGCGCGGGCTCCTCCAGCGCGCACCTCCCCCGGCGGCTGCTGCTCACGCAGATAgccgcgggcggcgcgctggcggcggcggcggctcgaGCTCACACCGCCCGGGCCGAGTGGGGGCTGCCGCCCTGTGCTTGTGAGGCGAGGGTCGAGCCGGATAGGGGGAGACGGCAGGCGGCTAAAGCGTTGCTGCATGCCGCGCTTAGCAAG AACATCAAGAAGGAGGAAAGCAAAGAGGAGAACGGCCCCACAAACGGCACCTCCCCGGTCAAGTCCGAAAACGGCAAGATCACACCCGTGGTGAGCTGGCTGTCCGACCTGCCGCTCAAGAACGAACCCAAGGAGGAAAAGTCCGACTCCAGCTCCTCAGACTCAGAGGAAGGAGGCAACTTCTCCACCCTGCGAGAGCTCCTAATCCGACCGGCGCCAGACGGCGGGGAAGCTCAACCTAAGAAGAAACAAAAGAAGTCCAAGAACGATTGTCTAGACGACGTGATATCCAGCGTAGTCGATGAGAAGAAAGACGAGGACGGTGATTCTAAGCCCTTCGCGTTGTCGGATGTGGTGAAGCGGTATGAGAGAGCCCGGGGGAGAGAGGAGCTGGCTGTCCGGATCATGACGCTGACGGAGTCCAAGCTGTTGTACCCGGATGTACCGCACGCATGGCTGTGTGATGGGAAGCTGCTGCATCTCACTGACCCGGTGCATCCCGGGAATTATAAGCCCTTCCAG GACCAATGGAAGCGCGGGCAGCCTGTCCTGGTGTCCGACGTGTCCTCCATCCTGGACAAGGAGCTGTGGTCGCCGGCGTCCTTCTCCCGGGACTTCGGCGACACACGAGTTGACCTCGTGAACTGTGCGTCGGGGCTCGTGGTGCCCAACCAGCCCGCGTCCAAGTTCTGGGACGGCTTCCAGCTCGCAGCCCAGAGGCTTAGGGACGAGCGCGGCGCGCCCATGGTGCTCAAGGTCAAGGACTGGCCCCCCGGCGAGGACTTTGCCGAGCTACTGCCGACCCGGTTCGACGACCTCATGCGAGCCTTACCCCTGTCGGAGTACACCTCTCGCAATGGCAGGCTCAATTTAGCTGCAAGGTTACCAGAGTGCTTCGTGCGTCCCGACCTCGGACCCAAGATGTATACGGCTTACGGGGGCGCCGGCGGCACTACAAACTTGCACCTGGATGTGAGTGATGCAGTGAACGTGATGGTGCACGCGAGCGCGCCGGCTGACGCCCCCGAGCGGGCGCGGGaggccgcgcgcgccgccgacgAGGCCGGCGTGGACGTGCTGTCCCGCCGACGCGCGCGCGTcacgccgcccgccgcgctcTGGCACATCTACGCCGCCCGCGACGCCGACAAGATCAGGGATTTCTTAGTCCGAGCCGAGCTGGAGCGAGGCGCCCGTCCGAGACCCCAGCACGACCCCGTGCACGACCAGACCTGGTACCTGGACGCGGCTCTACGAGAGCGCCTGTACCGCGAGTACGGGGTCGAGGGCTACGCCGTGCTGCAGTGCCCGGGCGACGCCGTGTTCGTGCCGGCCGGCGCGCCGCACCAGGTGCGCAACCTGCTCGACTGCATCAAGGTGGCTGAAGACTTTGTCTCGCCGGAGAATGTCTCCCGCTGCTTTGAACTCGCTCAACAGTTTCGCCATCTGTCCCGGCAGCATGCGAACAAGGAGGACAAGCTGCAGATCAAGAATATTGTGTACCACGCAGTGAAGGACTCGCTGTGCTGCCTCGAGCAGGCGCTGCAGTAG
- the LOC119692522 gene encoding lysine-specific demethylase 3A isoform X4 — protein MLCVIKGSPPEPDNKEVNKKGASISVGVSEPVASTEPSAVEVSASAVPDAAVSEASADAGCAVASEEDDCVIVCARDGDSRSDSGVSGVRSGGSASSVEEWRAMAHGYGGGPPPPLLHLPPPPPALYASEMLWKQQRYQAPMHAPLHHAIADDYLAVATYDRERHERLLRERRDQEQREMLEKQQKDKERERIEREREREREREREREKQEREREEKERQENAASKLVSRHFEESLRLANQKRERNLSWSLINSLGARGERYYGPPPRAPRPPPKDKPLPKAEPNFAAYPYPYRHKEPPLPAPPPLVPEPKSSVIVKHDTKQLQLKGRSPPLYPPYRAPHPAPPPGDKPRRLYQPPPARSPAYYPSPPHPAPHPAHPAHPAHPAHPSHPSHPAHPAHPAHPAHPPPAKPKVSSPAPPHVYGKPGGAPSPSPSPAHYPEQPEPPPVPYPPPSPYSPAARSRPPPEAHTPPPRAPPPRAHGDPAPPLPYQTQPLDLGPARDDPRAEPPRRPAPPAPPEPDHDDAKRRRLDEPAPVETTPEKAAPSPAASPAPPAASPAPPPAASPAPPAPAPDPPVRHLGKKAWLQRHETAPEPPGACSGGGGVCVTLPMALAAEPPPPAPPAPARSKPKPRKNKENGRAEDPDEDSSSSDRDAAKRKPPKAKRKKGALPRKTTDEKKKKASESGSESDKESDDKDSDSGSGSGGSGASARRGAGRARGRRARGGRGGAGGGRRPDPRRSPPRSKRPQDSFLQNGPCFEVAPRLAKCRECRWSPAQRDKDMPNIFCRFYAFRRLKYAKNRQLAIAGFSDPYKDTEEEDKKLWLSSSAGAAELDIEMSCFLLREIGDQFCELLQQEKEAESHHLNDDKTIAWKRVVQGVREICDVCETTLFNLHWTCGRCGFVVCLDCYKSRTSGENGTSSNAESNSNLNNGERDSFGWLTCTVGGAGSSSAHLPRRLLLTQIAAGGALAAAAARAHTARAEWGLPPCACEARVEPDRGRRQAAKALLHAALSKNIKKEESKEENGPTNGTSPVKSENGKITPVVSWLSDLPLKNEPKEEKSDSSSSDSEEGGNFSTLRELLIRPAPDGGEAQPKKKQKKSKNDCLDDVISSVVDEKKDEDGDSKPFALSDVVKRYERARGREELAVRIMTLTESKLLYPDVPHAWLCDGKLLHLTDPVHPGNYKPFQDQWKRGQPVLVSDVSSILDKELWSPASFSRDFGDTRVDLVNCASGLVVPNQPASKFWDGFQLAAQRLRDERGAPMVLKVKDWPPGEDFAELLPTRFDDLMRALPLSEYTSRNGRLNLAARLPECFVRPDLGPKMYTAYGGAGGTTNLHLDVSDAVNVMVHASAPADAPERAREAARAADEAGVDVLSRRRARVTPPAALWHIYAARDADKIRDFLVRAELERGARPRPQHDPVHDQTWYLDAALRERLYREYGVEGYAVLQCPGDAVFVPAGAPHQVRNLLDCIKVAEDFVSPENVSRCFELAQQFRHLSRQHANKEDKLQIKNIVYHAVKDSLCCLEQALQ, from the exons GTGCATCAATAAGTGTCGGTGTGAGTGAGCCAGTGGCTAGTACCGAGCCGAGTGCAGTGGAAGTGTCCGCTAGTGCTGTGCCGGATGCGGCAGTGAGTGAGGCGAGCGCGGATGCTGGCTGCGCGGTGGCCTCCGAGGAGGATGACTGTGTGATCGTGTGCGCGCGCGATGGCGACTCGCGGTCGGACTCCGGCGTGAGCGGGGTGCGGTCGGGGGGCTCGGCCAGCTCCGTGGAGGAGTGGCGCGCCATGGCGCACGGCTACGGGGgcgggccgccgccgccgctgctgcacctgccgccgccgccgcccgcgctgtACGCCAGCGAGATGCTGTGGAAGCAGCAGCGGTACCAGGCGCCCATGCACGCGCCGCTGCATCACGCCATCGCCGATGACTATCTGGCGGTGGCCACCTACGATAGAGAGAGACATGAAAGACTGCTACG AGAACGAAGGGATCAGGAGCAAAGGGAAATGCTCGAAAAGCAACAAAAGGATAAGGAGAGAGAACGAATAGAACGTGAAAGAGAACGGGAGAGAGAACGAGAAAGAGAACGGGAGAAACAGGAGAGAGAAAGAGAAGAAAAGGAGAGACAAGAAAACGCTGCGTCCAAATTAGTATCGAGGCATTTTGAAGAATCTCTGAGGCTGGCTAACCAAAAG CGCGAGCGCAACCTGTCATGGTCGCTCATCAACAGCCTGGGCGCCCGCGGGGAGCGCTACTACGGCCctcccccgcgcgccccgcgcccgccccccaAGGACAAACCCCTGCCCAAGGCCGAGCCCAACTTCGCCGCCTACCCCTACCCCTACCGGCACAAGGAGCCCCCGctccccgcgccgcccccgctcGTCCCTGAGCCCAAGAGCTCCGTCATCGTGAAGCATGACACCAAGCAGCTGCAGCTGAAAGGACGGTCCCCGCCGCTGTACCCGCCGTaccgcgccccgcaccccgcgccgccccccggCGACAAGCCGCGCCGCCTGTAccagccgccgcccgcgcgctCGCCCGCCTACTACCCCTCCCCGCCGCACCCCGCGCCGCACCCCGCGCACCCCGCGCATCCTGCACACCCGGCCCACCCCTCTCACCCCTCTCACCCGGCACACCCGGCGCATCCCGCGCATCCTGCGCACCCGCCGCCGGCGAAACCTAAGGTGTCGAGCCCGGCGCCGCCGCACGTGTACGGCAAGCCGGGCGGCGCGCCCTCCCCCTCCCCCTCCCCCGCGCACTACCCCGAGCAGCCCGAGCCGCCGCCCGTGCCCTACCCGCCGCCCTCGCCCTACTCGCCCGCCGCGCGCTCCCGCCCGCCCCCCGAGGCGCacacgccgcccccgcgcgcgcccccgccccgcgcgcaCGGCGACCCCGCGCCCCCGCTGCCCTACCAGACGCAGCCGCTGGACCTGGGCCCCGCGCGCGACGACCCCCGCGCCGAgcccccccgccgccccgcgccccccgcgccccccgagCCCGACCACGACGACGCCAAGCGACGCCGTCTGGACGAGCCCGCGCCAGTGGAGACCACGCCGGAGAAGGCGGCCCCGTCCCCGGCAGCGTCCCCCGCTCCTCCCGCCGCGTCCCCGGCGCCCCCGCCCGCGgcgtcccccgcgccccccgcccccgcgccggaCCCCCCCGTGCGCCACCTCGGCAAGAAGGCGTGGCTGCAGCGGCACGAGACGGCCCCCGAGCCGCCGGGCGCGTGCTCCGGGGGTGGCGGCGTGTGCGTCACGCTGCCCATGGCCCTGGCCGCCgagcccccgccccccgcgccgcccgcgcccgcccgcagCAAGCCCAAGCCGCGCAAGAACAAGGAGAACGGCCGCGCCGAGGACCCCGACGAGGACTCCTCCAGCTCCGACCGCGACGCCGCCAAGCGGAAACCGCCCAAAGCGAAGCGGAAAAAGGGAGCGCTCCCGCGCAAGACCACCGacgagaagaagaagaaggcgTCCGAGAGTGGAAGTGAAAGTGATAAGGAGAGTGATGACAAGGACTCCGACTCCGGTTCCGGCTCTGGTGGTTCAGGAGCgtcggcgcggcgcggggcggggcgggcgcggggcaggcgagcgcggggcgggcgcgggggcgcggggggcggccgGCGCCCCGACCCCCGCCGCTCGCCCCCGCGCTCCAAGCGGCCCCAGGACTCGTTCCTGCAGAACGGGCCCTGCTTCGAGGTGGCCCCGCGCCTGGCCAAGTGCCGCGAGTGCCGCTGGTCCCCCGCCCAGAGGGACAAGGACATGCCGAACATCTTCTGCCGGTTCTACGCCTTCCGAAGACTGAAATACGCTAAGAATAGACAACTGGCCATCGCCGGGTTCTCGGACCCGTACAAAGATACTGAAGAG GAGGACAAGAAGCTATGGCTCTCTTCTTCTGCGGGCGCGGCCGAGCTGGACATCGAGATGAGTTGCTTCTTACTGCGGGAGATCGGCGACCAGTTCTGTGAGCTGCTGCAGCAGGAGAAGGAGGCAGAGTCGCACCATTTGAATGACG ACAAGACGATAGCCTGGAAGCGCGTGGTGCAAGGCGTTCGCGAGATCTGCGACGTGTGCGAGACCACGCTGTTCAACCTGCACTGGACCTGCGGCCGCTGCGGCTTCGTCGTGTGCCTCGACTGCTACAAG TCACGAACATCCGGTGAGAATGGCACCTCAAGCAATGCCGAGAGCAACTCCAACCTCAACAACGGAGAACGAGACAGCTTTGG CTGGCTAACCTGCACCGTCGGCGGCGCGGGCTCCTCCAGCGCGCACCTCCCCCGGCGGCTGCTGCTCACGCAGATAgccgcgggcggcgcgctggcggcggcggcggctcgaGCTCACACCGCCCGGGCCGAGTGGGGGCTGCCGCCCTGTGCTTGTGAGGCGAGGGTCGAGCCGGATAGGGGGAGACGGCAGGCGGCTAAAGCGTTGCTGCATGCCGCGCTTAGCAAG AACATCAAGAAGGAGGAAAGCAAAGAGGAGAACGGCCCCACAAACGGCACCTCCCCGGTCAAGTCCGAAAACGGCAAGATCACACCCGTGGTGAGCTGGCTGTCCGACCTGCCGCTCAAGAACGAACCCAAGGAGGAAAAGTCCGACTCCAGCTCCTCAGACTCAGAGGAAGGAGGCAACTTCTCCACCCTGCGAGAGCTCCTAATCCGACCGGCGCCAGACGGCGGGGAAGCTCAACCTAAGAAGAAACAAAAGAAGTCCAAGAACGATTGTCTAGACGACGTGATATCCAGCGTAGTCGATGAGAAGAAAGACGAGGACGGTGATTCTAAGCCCTTCGCGTTGTCGGATGTGGTGAAGCGGTATGAGAGAGCCCGGGGGAGAGAGGAGCTGGCTGTCCGGATCATGACGCTGACGGAGTCCAAGCTGTTGTACCCGGATGTACCGCACGCATGGCTGTGTGATGGGAAGCTGCTGCATCTCACTGACCCGGTGCATCCCGGGAATTATAAGCCCTTCCAG GACCAATGGAAGCGCGGGCAGCCTGTCCTGGTGTCCGACGTGTCCTCCATCCTGGACAAGGAGCTGTGGTCGCCGGCGTCCTTCTCCCGGGACTTCGGCGACACACGAGTTGACCTCGTGAACTGTGCGTCGGGGCTCGTGGTGCCCAACCAGCCCGCGTCCAAGTTCTGGGACGGCTTCCAGCTCGCAGCCCAGAGGCTTAGGGACGAGCGCGGCGCGCCCATGGTGCTCAAGGTCAAGGACTGGCCCCCCGGCGAGGACTTTGCCGAGCTACTGCCGACCCGGTTCGACGACCTCATGCGAGCCTTACCCCTGTCGGAGTACACCTCTCGCAATGGCAGGCTCAATTTAGCTGCAAGGTTACCAGAGTGCTTCGTGCGTCCCGACCTCGGACCCAAGATGTATACGGCTTACGGGGGCGCCGGCGGCACTACAAACTTGCACCTGGATGTGAGTGATGCAGTGAACGTGATGGTGCACGCGAGCGCGCCGGCTGACGCCCCCGAGCGGGCGCGGGaggccgcgcgcgccgccgacgAGGCCGGCGTGGACGTGCTGTCCCGCCGACGCGCGCGCGTcacgccgcccgccgcgctcTGGCACATCTACGCCGCCCGCGACGCCGACAAGATCAGGGATTTCTTAGTCCGAGCCGAGCTGGAGCGAGGCGCCCGTCCGAGACCCCAGCACGACCCCGTGCACGACCAGACCTGGTACCTGGACGCGGCTCTACGAGAGCGCCTGTACCGCGAGTACGGGGTCGAGGGCTACGCCGTGCTGCAGTGCCCGGGCGACGCCGTGTTCGTGCCGGCCGGCGCGCCGCACCAGGTGCGCAACCTGCTCGACTGCATCAAGGTGGCTGAAGACTTTGTCTCGCCGGAGAATGTCTCCCGCTGCTTTGAACTCGCTCAACAGTTTCGCCATCTGTCCCGGCAGCATGCGAACAAGGAGGACAAGCTGCAGATCAAGAATATTGTGTACCACGCAGTGAAGGACTCGCTGTGCTGCCTCGAGCAGGCGCTGCAGTAG